In Legionella lytica, one genomic interval encodes:
- the ygfZ gene encoding CAF17-like 4Fe-4S cluster assembly/insertion protein YgfZ has protein sequence MNTTFSHLINHRTLTTFGPIETELKLHPEKNYLFDLSYLGMLDVVGDKAGEFLQGQLTCDVNSISDIQMIQGAQCNLKGRILTLMDILDWKGMKLMLPKDLLEATINSLNKTAMLSRVSLKENNELTVLGFYLQNPQDIVPESHFFPNNLYALTIGAGYCCFHLGNSFYIFIGEPAFAETVSKRFAEQRQLLGSLTWHSLRLAQRQLEIYPESRGLFLPHRLDLHQTPYLSFNKGCYKGQEIIARMHYKSTLKHQLSIYSIATDEDIYSGQKLVHEATGSELGELVDYSILGAGRYLIAVSELKGIEPLVLLEGHKNAVQLEEVSF, from the coding sequence ATGAACACTACTTTTAGTCACTTAATTAACCATAGAACCTTAACCACTTTTGGCCCCATTGAAACAGAGCTAAAACTCCACCCTGAAAAGAATTATTTATTTGATTTATCTTATTTAGGTATGCTCGATGTTGTTGGAGACAAGGCTGGTGAATTTCTGCAAGGCCAACTCACTTGTGATGTCAATTCAATTTCGGACATACAAATGATTCAAGGAGCTCAGTGCAATCTCAAAGGCCGCATCCTTACCTTGATGGACATATTAGATTGGAAAGGAATGAAATTAATGCTTCCTAAAGACTTATTAGAAGCAACGATTAACTCCTTAAATAAGACAGCAATGCTTTCACGAGTCAGTCTTAAAGAAAACAATGAGTTAACTGTTCTTGGATTTTATTTACAAAATCCTCAAGATATAGTTCCTGAGTCTCATTTTTTTCCTAATAACCTTTATGCATTAACCATTGGTGCAGGCTATTGTTGTTTTCATTTAGGTAATAGTTTTTACATTTTTATCGGTGAACCCGCTTTTGCTGAGACAGTTTCTAAACGCTTTGCTGAACAACGGCAATTATTAGGTTCTTTAACTTGGCACAGCTTAAGGCTTGCTCAACGGCAACTTGAAATTTATCCCGAGTCGCGCGGCTTATTTTTGCCTCATCGTCTGGATTTACATCAGACACCATATCTTAGTTTTAATAAGGGCTGTTATAAAGGACAAGAAATTATTGCCCGTATGCATTACAAGTCGACCTTAAAGCATCAATTAAGTATTTATTCAATCGCAACTGATGAAGATATTTATTCTGGACAAAAGTTAGTGCATGAGGCTACTGGTTCGGAGTTAGGAGAATTAGTTGATTATTCGATATTGGGGGCAGGACGTTATTTAATTGCAGTTAGCGAGCTTAAAGGGATTGAGCCATTAGTGCTATTGGAAGGTCATAAAAACGCTGTGCAGTTAGAAGAAGTATCTTTTTAA
- a CDS encoding FAD assembly factor SdhE → MDAREKARLAWHCRRGMLELDLILQRFLEHGLDKLSADEVNVFDSLLSCTDPELYAWLMGQIDPEDDELKAIVTLIRNQH, encoded by the coding sequence TTGGATGCACGTGAAAAAGCAAGATTAGCATGGCACTGTCGCCGCGGAATGCTAGAGCTGGATTTAATACTGCAGCGTTTTTTAGAACATGGTCTTGATAAGCTATCAGCGGATGAGGTTAACGTGTTTGATTCTCTATTGAGCTGTACTGATCCCGAGCTTTATGCATGGTTAATGGGGCAAATCGATCCTGAGGATGACGAGTTAAAAGCAATTGTTACACTTATCCGAAATCAACATTAA
- a CDS encoding sigma-70 family RNA polymerase sigma factor: protein MNRNVSYSDEELVNLAQQGNQDAYNLLFTRYHNKVQQIIYFHINDQTYVNDLAQEVLFKVFRYLHYFKEESQFSTWLYRITQNTIKNHYRTASTRSDLETEFEENQTHSMTHQSPEYALITIEFGEQLELAISMLSEELRACYGMHIFDGQTYEDIAKKMDCPIGTVRSRIFRARKLLMASIENFV from the coding sequence ATGAATCGAAATGTTTCTTATAGTGACGAAGAACTCGTAAACTTAGCACAGCAAGGGAATCAGGATGCATATAATCTATTGTTTACGCGCTATCATAATAAGGTACAGCAAATTATTTATTTTCACATCAATGACCAAACCTATGTAAATGATTTAGCACAAGAAGTTTTATTTAAGGTTTTCCGTTATCTCCATTATTTCAAAGAAGAAAGCCAATTTTCCACATGGCTTTATCGTATTACGCAAAATACTATTAAAAATCATTATCGTACGGCAAGTACTCGTAGCGATTTGGAAACTGAATTTGAAGAGAACCAAACTCATTCCATGACCCATCAATCTCCAGAATACGCATTAATAACTATTGAGTTCGGAGAACAACTGGAGTTAGCTATATCTATGCTCTCTGAAGAATTACGAGCATGCTATGGTATGCATATTTTTGATGGTCAAACCTATGAGGATATCGCTAAAAAGATGGATTGTCCCATAGGAACTGTTCGCTCCCGCATTTTTAGAGCCAGAAAATTATTAATGGCCTCAATCGAAAATTTTGTTTAA
- a CDS encoding DUF5638 domain-containing protein, with product MNEKLNLQIQAIKLHYHSMMLNAGEKKERVIHMYEFFIDTLYRVEANKITLSDAIQRIEQKATARENEIFWNNGFNGLSLAALVLLATAAYLSLYVIVASCFPIQPIVGFAMLVFASGLFVEQMNKLFSEYIDFEVSAPIKDECKREVSVMSFFKPTSVETPSTFNVESPQVDVSL from the coding sequence TTGAACGAAAAACTTAACCTTCAGATACAAGCAATTAAGCTCCATTACCACAGTATGATGCTTAATGCAGGTGAAAAAAAAGAACGTGTGATTCATATGTATGAGTTTTTTATTGATACTCTGTATCGGGTTGAAGCTAATAAAATCACGCTAAGCGATGCAATACAGCGCATTGAGCAAAAGGCTACGGCAAGAGAAAATGAAATTTTTTGGAATAATGGTTTTAATGGGCTATCACTAGCTGCTTTAGTCCTTTTAGCAACGGCAGCTTATCTATCTCTTTATGTGATAGTTGCTTCATGTTTTCCCATACAACCGATTGTTGGTTTTGCAATGCTTGTTTTTGCTTCGGGATTATTTGTTGAGCAGATGAATAAGCTTTTTAGCGAATATATTGATTTTGAAGTTTCTGCTCCGATTAAAGATGAATGCAAGCGCGAGGTTAGTGTTATGTCATTTTTTAAGCCAACTTCGGTTGAAACACCATCAACATTTAATGTGGAGAGCCCACAAGTTGATGTTTCTTTATAG
- the ruvB gene encoding Holliday junction branch migration DNA helicase RuvB — translation MLESDRLISTQSIASEEAIDRAIRPLSLREYIGQEAVSLQMQIFIDAAKKRRDALDHVLIFGPPGLGKTTLANIIAHEMGVNLRQTSGPVIERAGDIAAILTNLQENDVLFIDEIHRLSPVIEEILYPAMEDYKLDIMIGEGPAARSIKLELPPFTLVGATTRAGLLTSPLRDRFGIVQRLEYYSVDSLSQIVSRSAQLLNVKTEQEGAREIAMRSRGTPRIANRLLRRVRDYAEVKGGGIISLDIAQRALEMLDVDQHGFDLMDRKLLMSVIEQFNGGPVGVDSIAAAIGEEKGTIEDVLEPFLIQQGFLMRTPRGRIATPRAYQHFGLSMAAQE, via the coding sequence ATGCTGGAAAGTGATCGCTTAATCAGTACCCAAAGCATTGCCTCGGAAGAAGCTATTGATCGCGCTATTAGACCGCTAAGCCTTCGTGAATACATTGGCCAAGAGGCGGTGAGTTTGCAAATGCAAATTTTTATTGATGCGGCAAAAAAACGCAGAGACGCACTGGATCATGTACTAATTTTTGGCCCGCCGGGACTAGGCAAAACAACATTGGCTAATATTATTGCGCATGAAATGGGTGTAAATCTTCGCCAAACCTCTGGTCCTGTTATTGAACGGGCAGGGGATATCGCTGCAATATTAACGAACTTGCAAGAAAATGATGTATTGTTTATCGATGAGATTCATCGTTTAAGCCCAGTTATCGAAGAAATCCTTTATCCGGCAATGGAAGACTATAAACTGGATATCATGATTGGTGAAGGACCTGCCGCGCGCTCTATAAAATTAGAGTTACCTCCTTTTACTTTGGTTGGTGCTACAACACGCGCAGGTTTACTTACCTCACCATTACGAGATCGATTTGGCATCGTACAACGATTGGAATATTATTCCGTCGACTCCTTATCACAAATTGTGTCACGTTCAGCGCAATTATTAAATGTTAAGACTGAACAGGAAGGAGCACGAGAAATTGCAATGCGCTCACGAGGTACGCCTCGTATTGCTAATCGTTTATTACGACGTGTCCGGGACTATGCTGAAGTGAAAGGCGGGGGAATAATTAGTTTAGATATTGCCCAAAGAGCTTTAGAGATGCTTGATGTAGATCAGCATGGATTTGATCTGATGGACAGAAAACTTTTAATGTCAGTTATTGAGCAATTTAATGGCGGTCCTGTTGGGGTAGACAGTATTGCTGCTGCAATTGGTGAAGAAAAAGGGACAATTGAGGATGTTTTAGAGCCATTTTTAATACAACAAGGATTCCTTATGCGCACACCACGAGGTAGAATAGCAACACCTCGGGCTTATCAGCATTTTGGTTTAAGTATGGCTGCACAGGAATAA
- a CDS encoding YbgC/FadM family acyl-CoA thioesterase: protein MNQETIYQYNIRVYTEDVDYMGIVYHANYLCYFERARTEMLRQDNVILSDLAKTDTLFAITEINIRYLAPARLDDLLSITTKLGKSGACSFEFEQEMKSQQEKLLCKAQIKVVCVDGNLRPKRFPGK, encoded by the coding sequence ATGAATCAGGAAACGATTTATCAATATAATATACGTGTGTATACCGAAGACGTGGATTATATGGGTATTGTGTATCATGCAAATTACCTGTGTTATTTTGAACGTGCTCGAACTGAAATGTTGCGTCAAGATAATGTAATTCTTAGTGATTTAGCAAAAACTGATACGCTTTTTGCAATTACTGAGATTAATATCCGATATCTTGCTCCAGCACGATTAGATGACTTGTTAAGCATTACTACTAAATTAGGAAAGTCAGGAGCTTGTAGTTTTGAATTTGAACAGGAAATGAAAAGCCAGCAGGAAAAACTGCTGTGTAAAGCACAAATTAAAGTAGTCTGTGTTGACGGAAATTTAAGACCGAAACGATTTCCAGGTAAATAA
- the tolQ gene encoding protein TolQ: MGSQANVLMYFMQAGLVVKSVMMLLAVASITSWTLIFQRAWFFNRKKQMTEAFSRRFWDSGDLSRLYADIDSNADERQGMAAIFHAGFKEFVRARKQGQVVLEPIQRVMQISHAKEAEKLEQHLPFFASVGSISPYIGLFGTVWGIMTSFQALGHAQQATIAMVAPGISEALVATALGLFTAIPAVIAYNRYSTRANGLLDRFELFQEELISLIEQQNNNTVRG; encoded by the coding sequence ATGGGTAGTCAGGCAAATGTATTAATGTATTTTATGCAGGCAGGGTTAGTAGTTAAATCAGTGATGATGTTGCTCGCCGTTGCGTCCATTACTTCTTGGACATTGATTTTTCAAAGAGCCTGGTTTTTTAACCGTAAAAAGCAAATGACCGAAGCCTTTAGCCGAAGATTTTGGGACAGTGGCGATTTGAGCCGCCTTTATGCAGATATTGATAGTAATGCCGATGAACGACAAGGCATGGCGGCAATTTTTCATGCAGGATTTAAAGAATTTGTGCGCGCTAGAAAACAAGGGCAAGTGGTTTTAGAACCTATTCAGCGTGTAATGCAAATTAGTCATGCCAAAGAAGCTGAGAAATTAGAACAGCATTTACCGTTTTTTGCCTCGGTTGGCTCCATTTCACCTTACATTGGATTATTTGGTACGGTTTGGGGGATTATGACCTCCTTCCAAGCATTAGGACATGCACAACAGGCGACCATTGCAATGGTTGCTCCAGGTATTTCTGAAGCTCTGGTTGCAACGGCTTTAGGATTATTCACGGCAATACCTGCAGTTATTGCATACAACCGATATTCAACTCGTGCTAATGGTTTATTGGATCGATTTGAATTGTTTCAGGAAGAATTGATATCACTTATAGAGCAACAAAACAATAATACTGTAAGAGGATAA
- the tolR gene encoding protein TolR, whose amino-acid sequence MIKAKTKRERPISEINVVPYIDVMLVLLVIFMITAPMLSQGVTVDLPKAASQNLAPTDREPIIVSVNQEGTYFLNISSTPADPIDPQALTVRVAAELELAKQSNQKLNVLVKGDQGVAYGKVVQAMALLKQAGAEQVGLLTDDTTPNQSEGQA is encoded by the coding sequence ATGATCAAAGCAAAGACCAAACGTGAACGTCCCATATCTGAGATTAACGTTGTTCCTTACATTGACGTAATGTTAGTTCTGCTGGTTATTTTTATGATTACAGCTCCAATGCTGAGTCAAGGCGTGACCGTTGATCTACCTAAAGCGGCAAGCCAGAATTTGGCACCTACAGATAGAGAGCCGATTATTGTTTCAGTAAATCAAGAAGGTACTTATTTTCTTAATATCAGCAGTACGCCGGCAGATCCTATTGATCCACAAGCGTTAACGGTTCGTGTTGCTGCTGAATTAGAATTAGCAAAGCAGTCAAATCAGAAGCTAAATGTATTAGTTAAGGGAGACCAAGGCGTCGCTTACGGTAAAGTAGTTCAAGCCATGGCTTTATTAAAGCAAGCAGGCGCTGAGCAAGTAGGATTACTGACTGATGACACAACACCCAATCAATCAGAGGGGCAAGCATGA
- the tolA gene encoding cell envelope integrity protein TolA translates to MINPSYRNAFFIAIGLHLFLIVMLLSDNSSERPVLTAEAKNEPGIDQPLAATPPPQQEVVKAVSVDNKQVMETVNRLKQEREQQKRAEQNRQRELNRQLEAAKQQRIKEQQQLARLKEEANRIAIARKKQAEEEKKRLKQMAEQKALEAKHIEELKKQKEELVKQQKLETKKLEELNKKKLVEKAQVEKQRAENAKAEADAKAAKELADKERIAKEKSDLAKAEAERKRQAQATAAQNAERDARIAGEVDKYKALIVNAIGRNWILPENVDSTLSSQFRIRLAPDGAVLEVTLTRSSGDPLLDRSAQTAIRKASPLPVPTDATTFNMFRDISLTVRPQQVRG, encoded by the coding sequence ATGATAAATCCTAGTTACCGTAATGCTTTTTTTATAGCGATTGGTTTGCATCTTTTTTTAATCGTGATGCTCCTGTCTGATAATTCAAGCGAACGTCCAGTATTAACTGCCGAAGCTAAAAACGAACCAGGAATCGATCAACCTCTTGCAGCGACGCCACCGCCACAGCAAGAAGTTGTTAAAGCGGTAAGTGTTGATAATAAGCAAGTGATGGAGACGGTTAATCGTTTAAAGCAAGAGCGTGAGCAGCAAAAACGAGCCGAACAGAATCGTCAACGTGAACTGAACCGACAGCTCGAGGCGGCCAAACAACAACGCATCAAAGAGCAGCAACAGCTTGCACGCTTGAAAGAAGAAGCTAATAGAATTGCAATTGCTCGTAAGAAGCAGGCAGAAGAAGAGAAAAAACGGCTTAAACAGATGGCTGAACAAAAAGCATTGGAAGCCAAACACATTGAAGAGTTAAAGAAACAAAAAGAAGAGTTGGTAAAACAACAGAAGCTTGAAACCAAAAAGCTCGAAGAGCTTAATAAGAAAAAACTTGTCGAAAAAGCGCAGGTTGAAAAGCAAAGGGCCGAAAATGCCAAAGCAGAAGCTGATGCTAAAGCGGCAAAAGAGCTTGCTGATAAAGAGCGTATAGCTAAAGAAAAATCAGATCTTGCCAAAGCGGAAGCAGAGCGCAAGAGACAAGCTCAAGCTACGGCTGCTCAAAATGCGGAACGTGATGCTCGAATTGCAGGAGAGGTGGATAAGTATAAAGCATTGATTGTGAATGCTATCGGTAGAAATTGGATTCTACCTGAAAATGTAGACAGCACTTTATCCAGCCAGTTTAGAATACGTTTAGCTCCAGATGGAGCTGTATTGGAAGTTACTTTAACACGCAGCAGTGGCGATCCACTTCTTGATCGCTCAGCACAAACAGCAATTCGCAAGGCGTCACCACTTCCTGTACCTACAGATGCAACGACGTTTAATATGTTCCGCGATATTAGTTTAACCGTTCGTCCACAACAAGTTAGAGGATAA
- the tolB gene encoding Tol-Pal system beta propeller repeat protein TolB, whose protein sequence is MITRITTLFLLLFTQQLFALDLELTQGINSALPIAINSFGSDRGAQEIAQVVEHDLTFSGQFKIVSGPQGPNAQSSVATLKQLGADSVVTGRVVPVGGQYEVSFTLSDAVANGSVLLTKTYKVAASQLRPLAHHISDEVYQKLTGERGIFSTRIAYISVQRSTRGSRYSLEVADADGYNPQSLLVSSEPIMSPSWAPNGRSISYVSFEKKRAQIFTVSVETGQRRLITSFPGINGAPAWSPDGNQLAVVLSKSGTPKLYSVDVGSGAMKQLTFGDAIDTEPRYAPDGKSILFTSGRGGSPQIYRLSLADGQVSRVTFDGNYNARASYTPDMKNIIMLHRDDRQFNIGLQSASGGPVVSLTFSGRDESPSVAPNGRLVLYATHNQEQGVLGIVSLDGRIRMKLPAREGDVQEPAWSPYLG, encoded by the coding sequence GTGATTACTCGAATAACTACATTATTTCTTTTGTTGTTTACGCAACAGCTTTTCGCTCTTGATTTAGAATTAACTCAAGGGATTAACTCAGCTTTACCAATAGCTATTAATTCTTTTGGCTCTGATCGTGGCGCCCAGGAAATAGCCCAAGTTGTTGAGCATGATTTAACTTTTTCAGGACAATTTAAAATTGTTTCAGGTCCCCAAGGTCCTAATGCACAATCATCCGTTGCTACGTTAAAGCAATTAGGAGCTGATAGTGTGGTGACTGGGCGTGTTGTTCCCGTGGGGGGGCAATATGAGGTTAGTTTTACCTTGTCGGATGCCGTAGCTAATGGTTCAGTTTTATTGACCAAAACCTATAAAGTTGCTGCGAGTCAGTTAAGACCTTTGGCACATCATATTAGTGATGAAGTCTACCAAAAGCTGACTGGTGAGCGAGGAATTTTCTCTACTCGTATCGCGTATATTTCTGTACAAAGAAGTACTCGTGGATCTCGTTATTCACTAGAAGTTGCTGATGCAGATGGCTATAACCCACAAAGTTTATTGGTTTCATCTGAGCCAATTATGTCACCATCTTGGGCACCAAATGGGCGCAGTATTTCGTATGTATCCTTTGAGAAAAAGCGCGCGCAAATTTTTACAGTGTCTGTTGAAACGGGACAGCGTCGATTAATTACTAGCTTCCCAGGCATTAACGGTGCTCCAGCCTGGTCACCAGATGGTAATCAATTAGCAGTAGTTTTATCAAAAAGTGGCACGCCTAAACTATACAGTGTTGATGTGGGTAGTGGGGCGATGAAACAGCTCACCTTTGGTGATGCAATTGATACAGAGCCTCGCTATGCACCTGATGGTAAGAGCATTCTTTTTACTTCTGGTCGCGGTGGTTCACCTCAAATCTATCGTTTATCTTTAGCTGATGGACAAGTAAGTCGTGTTACTTTTGATGGTAACTATAATGCTCGTGCATCATACACTCCAGATATGAAAAACATCATCATGCTGCATCGCGATGACCGACAGTTTAATATTGGCCTACAAAGTGCCAGTGGCGGTCCTGTGGTAAGTTTAACCTTTTCTGGGCGCGATGAATCTCCATCTGTAGCCCCTAATGGACGGTTAGTGTTGTATGCAACTCATAACCAGGAGCAAGGTGTGTTAGGTATCGTTTCTCTTGATGGTCGTATTCGAATGAAATTACCAGCACGTGAAGGTGATGTTCAAGAGCCAGCATGGTCTCCATATTTAGGCTAA
- a CDS encoding S1/P1 nuclease has protein sequence MKRILYILILGLMALNSYGWNMQGHQVVAQVAYNNLTPQAKEMCRKILNSRSKKSFNANFIAAAVWLDQIRFKNVHWYDTFHYINTPFAEDDTALPSVETSNAVWGIKNAIAALSAKRASASDKRLSLLILIHLVGDIHQPLHTATKVSHRLPKGDLGGNLFPLGANYVGANLHQYWDNGAGFFIGRSKIGQIKFKARLLEQRWPCNQVSTLNDPGQWAKASYELATNQAYHIHPKEVPSKQYQLRAQSLIQKQTATAGCRLAFVLNQLAKS, from the coding sequence ATGAAACGGATTTTATATATATTAATACTTGGTCTGATGGCGTTAAATTCTTATGGATGGAATATGCAAGGCCATCAGGTTGTGGCGCAAGTTGCGTATAATAATTTGACGCCACAAGCAAAGGAAATGTGTCGTAAGATTTTGAATTCACGTTCAAAAAAATCATTTAATGCTAATTTTATTGCTGCGGCTGTTTGGTTAGATCAGATTCGTTTTAAAAATGTGCATTGGTACGATACGTTCCATTATATTAATACTCCATTTGCTGAGGACGATACTGCACTTCCTTCTGTTGAGACGAGCAATGCTGTATGGGGTATTAAGAATGCGATTGCCGCACTGTCGGCAAAAAGGGCCAGTGCTTCTGATAAACGTTTGTCATTATTGATTTTGATTCACTTGGTAGGGGATATTCATCAGCCTCTACATACAGCAACTAAAGTCAGTCATCGCTTACCTAAAGGTGATTTGGGTGGCAATTTATTCCCCTTGGGTGCCAATTATGTTGGCGCTAATTTGCATCAATATTGGGATAATGGTGCCGGATTTTTTATTGGACGCAGTAAAATAGGCCAAATTAAGTTTAAGGCACGATTATTAGAACAGCGATGGCCTTGTAATCAGGTTTCTACTTTAAACGATCCGGGGCAGTGGGCTAAAGCCTCTTATGAATTAGCTACCAATCAGGCTTATCACATCCATCCCAAGGAAGTACCTAGTAAGCAGTACCAGCTAAGGGCACAAAGCCTGATTCAAAAGCAGACTGCTACTGCAGGATGTCGTCTGGCTTTTGTGCTTAATCAACTAGCCAAGTCTTAG
- a CDS encoding dihydrolipoamide acetyltransferase family protein, translating to MNIFNLPDLGEGLPDAEIHEWFVKEGDTVVTDQPLVSMETAKAVVDVPCPQSGVIGKLFGKPGDVIKTGEPLVAFESSTAKTADKGTVVGNLEESSEISEDNFVIGIQHSDKARIKTTPAVKMLAKKLGIDLASLKGTGDFGMITREDVQAQADKNSQVPVGYEPLRGVRRAMLNSMVQSHAEVVPVSIFDEADIHNWKPGTDITVRLIRALIHAAEKEPAMNAWFDTKHGARQCFNEVHLGLAMDNDEGLFVPVIHDAAKRSDAELRQTINEFKTSVANREISADKLKGATITLSNFGKFAGRFASPIIVPPMVAILAVGRLYKAVVANENGAVEVHNMLPLSLSFDHRAATGGEATRFLGAVIESLKQA from the coding sequence ATGAATATTTTTAATCTACCTGATTTAGGCGAAGGTTTACCTGATGCAGAAATTCATGAATGGTTTGTCAAAGAAGGTGATACAGTTGTAACAGATCAGCCCCTGGTTTCTATGGAAACAGCGAAAGCTGTTGTTGATGTTCCCTGCCCTCAAAGTGGTGTTATTGGTAAATTATTTGGTAAACCAGGCGATGTAATTAAAACAGGTGAACCATTAGTAGCATTTGAATCAAGCACTGCAAAAACAGCTGACAAAGGAACTGTAGTTGGAAACCTAGAAGAAAGTAGCGAAATCAGTGAAGATAATTTTGTTATCGGTATTCAGCATTCTGACAAAGCCCGAATTAAGACAACACCAGCAGTAAAAATGCTTGCTAAAAAATTAGGGATAGATTTAGCTTCCCTAAAAGGTACTGGTGATTTTGGCATGATTACACGTGAAGACGTGCAGGCTCAAGCGGATAAAAACTCCCAGGTTCCGGTAGGATATGAGCCTCTCCGTGGTGTACGACGAGCCATGTTAAACAGCATGGTGCAATCACATGCAGAAGTAGTTCCAGTGAGTATCTTTGATGAAGCAGATATCCATAACTGGAAACCAGGAACAGACATTACTGTGCGTTTAATTCGTGCATTAATTCATGCTGCAGAAAAAGAGCCCGCAATGAATGCCTGGTTTGATACGAAGCATGGAGCCCGCCAATGCTTTAACGAAGTACATCTTGGACTCGCCATGGATAATGATGAAGGCTTATTTGTACCAGTTATTCATGACGCAGCAAAACGTTCTGATGCTGAATTACGTCAAACGATTAATGAGTTTAAAACCTCTGTGGCAAATCGAGAGATTTCTGCCGACAAATTAAAAGGCGCAACCATTACTCTATCTAATTTTGGAAAATTTGCAGGCCGCTTTGCTAGTCCAATCATTGTCCCCCCGATGGTAGCTATCTTAGCAGTAGGACGACTCTACAAGGCTGTTGTTGCAAATGAGAATGGAGCTGTTGAAGTTCATAACATGCTGCCTTTATCACTTAGTTTTGATCACAGAGCGGCAACTGGAGGTGAGGCAACTCGCTTCTTGGGTGCGGTAATTGAGTCATTGAAACAAGCGTAG
- a CDS encoding alpha-ketoacid dehydrogenase subunit beta — translation MPDITLIEAVTQALAYELAHDDNVVVFGEDVGKNGGVFRATAGLQERFGEKRVFDSPLAESMIAGLAIGMSLQGLKPVAEFQFMGFIYPAMNQIISHAARMRNRTRGRLSCPLVFRAPFGGGIRAPEHHSESTEALFAHIPGLQVVIPSSPKRAYGLLLAAMRNPDPVIFLEPKRIYRLVKQPVEDNGEALPIGKCFTLKQGDDITLVTWGASLHETQQAVKQLEEEGISCELIDVATIKPLDIDTILASVEKTGRCVIVHEGAKTCGVGAEISALIMENLMADLMAPVQRVTGYDTVMPYFQLEKQYIPSVARIKNSVMSIME, via the coding sequence ATGCCTGATATTACCTTAATTGAAGCTGTTACTCAGGCCCTAGCTTATGAGTTAGCTCATGATGATAATGTTGTTGTTTTTGGAGAGGACGTTGGTAAGAATGGGGGCGTTTTTCGTGCAACAGCAGGCTTGCAAGAACGATTTGGAGAAAAACGAGTGTTTGACTCACCGCTTGCTGAATCCATGATTGCAGGATTAGCGATTGGTATGTCTCTACAAGGTTTAAAGCCTGTAGCTGAGTTCCAATTTATGGGATTTATTTACCCTGCAATGAATCAGATTATTTCTCATGCTGCGCGCATGCGCAACCGTACTCGTGGACGATTGAGTTGTCCCTTGGTATTTCGTGCCCCGTTTGGTGGTGGAATTAGAGCGCCAGAGCATCATTCAGAAAGCACAGAAGCATTATTTGCACATATTCCAGGCTTGCAAGTAGTAATTCCTTCGTCACCGAAAAGAGCTTATGGCTTATTGCTTGCAGCGATGCGAAATCCTGACCCCGTTATATTCCTAGAGCCTAAACGAATCTATCGTTTAGTTAAACAGCCAGTTGAAGATAATGGAGAAGCATTACCAATTGGCAAATGTTTTACCTTAAAACAAGGCGATGACATCACGCTAGTTACCTGGGGCGCTAGTTTGCATGAAACCCAGCAAGCAGTGAAGCAACTTGAAGAAGAAGGTATTTCATGTGAGCTCATTGATGTTGCAACCATAAAGCCACTAGATATCGACACTATTCTTGCTTCTGTGGAAAAAACAGGACGTTGCGTTATTGTTCATGAAGGGGCAAAAACCTGCGGTGTTGGCGCAGAAATTTCCGCGCTGATTATGGAAAATTTAATGGCAGACCTTATGGCACCGGTTCAACGCGTCACTGGTTATGATACAGTTATGCCCTATTTTCAATTAGAAAAACAATACATCCCAAGTGTTGCACGTATTAAAAACAGTGTTATGAGCATAATGGAGTAA